Proteins co-encoded in one Marmota flaviventris isolate mMarFla1 chromosome 9, mMarFla1.hap1, whole genome shotgun sequence genomic window:
- the Or51t1 gene encoding olfactory receptor 51T1, whose amino-acid sequence MFIFNNTTSSSSGFLLTAFPGLEHADVWISIPVCCFYTVALLGNSMILFVIVTERSLHKPMYYFLSMLAAVDLCLTITTLPTVLGVLWFYAREISLKACLIQMYLLHTFSFLESSVLVAMAFDRFMAICNPLQYAVVLTDMMSLVIGLIIFIRQVIFMFPCGLALSNVSFRGGQELSHPFCYHPDVIKYTHSNPWISNFWGMFLQLFLNGTDLLFILFSYVLILRTVLTIVTPRKQQKALGTCVCHICAVTVFYVPMITLSLAHRLFDSTPRVICSILANIYLLLPPVLNPVIYSLKTRMIRQAIFQLFQFKSSRRPNMRGLQRR is encoded by the coding sequence ATGTTCATTTTCAATAACACCACGTCCTCCTCCTCCGGCTTCCTGCTCACTGCGTTCCCTGGACTGGAACATGCTGATGTCTGGATCTCCATTCCTGTCTGCTGTTTCTATACCGTTGCCCTCTTGGGAAACAGCATGATCTTGTTTGTCATCGTTACCGAGCGGAGTCTCCATAAGCCCATGTACTATTTCCTCTCCATGCTCGCAGCTGTTGATCTGTGTCTGACCATCACCACCCTTCCCACTGTGCTTGGGGTTCTCTGGTTTTACGCCCGGGAAATCAGTTTAAAAGCTTGCCTCATTCAGATGTATTTACTGCACACCTTTTCCTTTCTGGAGTCCTCGGTGCTGGTAGCCATGGCCTTCGACCGCTTCATGGCTATCTGTAACCCACTGCAGTATGCTGTTGTCCTCACAGACATGATGAGCTTGGTGATCGGACTAATCATCTTCATACGACAAgtaattttcatgtttccttGTGGTCTCGCCTTGAGTAATGTGTCTTTCCGTGGAGGCCAAGAGCTTTCCCACCCGTTTTGCTACCACCCAGACGTGATCAAATACACACATTCCAATCCCTGGATCAGCAACTTTTGGGGCATGTTTCTTCAGCTATTCCTGAATGGCACAGACTTGCTGTTCATCCTTTTCTCCTACGTCCTGATCCTCCGCACTGTTCTGACCATTGTGACCCCCAGGAAGCAACAAAAAGCTCTCGGCACTTGTGTCTGTCACATCTGTGCTGTTACCGTTTTCTATGTGCCAATGATCACCCTGTCTTTAGCACACCGTCTCTTTGATTCTACCCCAAGGGTTATCTGTAGTATTTTGGCCAATATTTACCTACTCTTACCACCTGTACTGAACCCGGTCATTTACAGCCTGAAGACCAGGATGATCCGCCAGGCCATATTTCAGTTGTTCCAGTTCAAGAGTTCAAGGCGCCCCAATATGAGGGGCCTTCAAAGAAGATGA